In the Triticum aestivum cultivar Chinese Spring chromosome 2B, IWGSC CS RefSeq v2.1, whole genome shotgun sequence genome, ttacgaaaaaagacttgtcgttgtgacttactgtatccacttcgaagttctcgtctagcttgatgctgaagcgcctatcatcatctaggaagattccgtcgcacaggccgcgctcgtcttcgcagtatttgcaaataccgaaatccttttcgtcgtcagacatttcctatgttcacagttaaaacattaattgaaaatcgatcgaagacaactaccaggatactcaacacacaaatccggggcactcgatatttcctacatattctggcacaagtcatgccaaaattcacggaaaaatccggcatgacctttgctaaaataggacatatcgagcgcctgaaatttgccggaacggaaatgaatcaacgctccggcaaaacataggccactcggaggtgtaacctgcaaacatgaccggccacttggatattgagaaaCACaatatatacatttcaaaatatcttataggactcaaattagcatgcattcaataagcaaaagtaaatcatctcatgcgtccgtacatcgtcgaatattatcactaatacatcacgaatagtgtcatacatataacatcactaatacaactaaaaccctagcacacgacgggtatcggcgcgggcggtggacacccacagaaaaggaaccatcacgggatcatagctccagtgagatccttggagaacctgccaggtattggagaacatgtgctccaacgcaaacaagtagcgacggacgtgcgcgtcctcctcactgacatggtgacacaccacctccgcggtgtcctcgagcctctggaccgtcactggcccacgcgaccgccaccaaagaaggttcgggtcaacgacaggctggctacTCACCAACTTGCGctccccggtaggtagcgcctcccagtaccaccctggCGGAGCCCACTCCCGGACATGGCCCACCTGGTCAAgtaggtgtcgtcctccgccgactcgacgacgaggatgcgggataggcatcgtccacgtcgaggcgggaaaaattgctttaactaaaaaatagcaacaagtcttactaactagttctattaattcaactagttcttactaaaaataaacttactataaataaaaatattctagtacctaattagtacctagttcttactaactaattagtacctaggaactactgccctaattaccaacTAATTTGATGAacggtggaaagtggtagcggatattccaattatccaactataaagtgaagtaagtggtcaaattttactcgttttatgattcatcttagaaatttgattcatttccacccttacatgaaccctaactcatttgagccgcatccgcatccgatttgtttccactcttacatgaaccctaactaatttgatgcaactaaaatataaagaaaccctaggcagaggtaggggagagggaggagcaggcgtgctcacctcggtgcctgcgacgagggaggggcagggcggcgtcgaggtcagggtcagggctcgggcgcgcggcggatggcggcgtcgaggtcggggtcgggggcggcgtccggggcggcgttgaggtcgggggcgggggcggcgttgaatctgtggtcggggcggcgtagagggtgtgcggagacgcgcggcggccgacgggagACGGCGACGCCGAGAGtggagagttggatttgggggaagtggccgtggggaaggacgaaccccgtggttaagtcagaagtagcagtagcgcgttccaagAAGAACGCTGCTGCTATGTTAGCTACAATGCGTCctgggatacacgctactgctactcctttctcttttccccccttcttcatttagttttcttcacattttattttttttcctttcaccttattctatttctttcattttcaattacctttctattttctttccatttaattttatatcttTTAGCAATAGCGAGTTTAGATTAAAACGCGCCGCTACAAATAAAGTAGCGATAGCGCGGTTCGttataggtcgctactactatgtgtagcctatcggctaagccatgagaattttagtagtaacgtgtttagagcaagacgcgctactgctagaactttatctgcaGCACGGTTTTCTCAGGTGCGCTACTGTTACTTAGAACCAGTGTGCTTTtttgaccctcgctactgctaaagttctgtgcataaggttttccctagtagtgcgccCCACGTGTGGTGGGAGCGACacccgcccacacgccctataaTATAGAGACTACGCCacatcaccgcatgcatgcatgtgggaatctttttggatttctAGTTTTTAAACTGTTTTATCTCTTTAATGCAAATTCCGATaaaagatccgttttcaccattaaatccatcgcaacgagatcttcgaaactgtatctcatatcaatatgtttcgacgacttttaaaagttgccatgtctattccacatgaattgccatggtggttacactgaagttgccatcatatgtttcagctattttcttctacatttaaaagtaatttttgacatattataaaacgagaaattaagaaactagacttgccatgaaccataaactaaaattttcatgatacatgcacttaaaattaccatagttcatacaaaaaataaatttCATGGTCAAAGTATTGGAATGCCAcggtcaaaatactaaaattgtcaTGCTCTATAAACTAAAATTGCTACATGTCATTTTAGTGTAACATTATGGCAACTACAGTATAAACTTCATGACAACTTTTGGCCAAAAAAatattcgtcgaaacatatcaacatgggatttagttttaaagatctcgttgAGACGGATTTAATAATGGAAACGGATTTTAATTgaattttttaattaggagataaaacatttttaagccgaaagcAAAAAGATTCTCGCTGATGTCATCTGTTCTCATGTGGCAAAATGAATGGTACTGGAGGCGTTTGGGCCatgttgcttcgtgccacacgtgtgggcattaacATTTGTGTTTTCCTTTTGAGGTGTGACGAAACCGATCGATGTACTCTTGAAAAAACTATCTAGATCGATCGAGCAGCGGTTGGCCGCTCGCCCCTCTGGCTCGGCTCACAGCGGCCCAAAGCCATGCGAGGCGTAGCGCAACGGGACAACatcttttttttaagaaatacatACTAAGCCTATATAAAAGTTTGGGTCCTCAAATATTTATGGGCCTTGTGCGGGCCACACATTTGGCACGCCTATGGGCCCGGCACTGACAAGCAGTCACTGGCGAGCAGAAATAGATAACTGGCAAACGCTCGTCTGCTAGGGTGGCATTTTATGTGTGTTGGTTGAGGTTGGGGTGGCAGTCTTTTAAATTTGCGAGGAGGTTTTTGGCAGAAAACTACCACTACTAGAGGAAACCCTATAGGTAGACAGGTAATAGCAGCGCAGGGATAATGGACGGGCTAAATaccggcgctactactaagtgggcaCCCACTGTGCCCCACGGGCTGGCCACAATAACAACGCGGGTCACATGCCCGCACCACTGCTAAGCCCATTAGCAGTAACACGGGCCCCTTCACCCGCGTTGCTATTCTGTCCAGTCCGGGCCCAGCTCCTCGGGCCCTCTTAGCAATGACGTGGGCCCTAACCCCGTGCTACAGCTAATGGGCTTAGCAATAGCGGGGGCCCGTGCCCCGCACTGCTGCTAAACTCATCTAATCCTCTTCGCATGGATGCCCTCACCCTCCTTCATCACTCTCCTTCTCTACTCTCTCCCCCACTCATCGGCCCTCCCGCACACGCGGTTGTCTCCCTCTCCGTTTCGGCCCCACCCCGTCCACCATGAGCACCTCCCTCTCCTCTATATTCAATATTGTTTGAATGTATATTTGAATGAATGGATGAAAGCACCTCCCTCTCCTCTAAATTGAATAGTTTCAGTAGTTTtactaattttgttcatatatatgaaccCTAGGTTTTTTGAGTAATTGCTGCTTAGGTTTGGATGTAGTTGCTGCTTAGTGAATTTTGAGTTCAAAATTGAGTTAACAAAGATATGCATTGGTCGCTGCAGTCTATATCAAGGCAGTCTCCTCCCAACAAGGAACACATCTATCTCCTACTAATGGAAGGGCATCTCCTAACAATTCAGTCTACATATATATGCATGTCCTAGCTATATTTACGCTTCTCATGGTAGATTTCCACTTCGTGGCCCTCTTTTCCACACCAAAGTTAGGGCACCTACCAAACCGGAATGGCGTCTCAAGCATCTCCCTCCTGAAGTAATCCTTTCTATGTGGGTCCCAGTCCCATTGATGCCTCTCACGGTAGAGTTCCTCTTCATGCTCCTTCTTCCCACACCCAAGTTGTACGTGGCTTGAGTGTAAAATCTTGGATTCATCTAGACAAAGTGTGCAGCTGCTTCTGAAGCGGCACAACGGCTTTTCTGCAGAGAGATAGAGACACACAGAGGGGCAGAGAATTAGCTAGGAATGGACCGAGTTGGGTAGTGTGAGCGATAATAGAACCATTATGCACGTACTTAAGATGGTGCATGATTTGATGATAAGTCTGCGTGGATACTGGACGAAGCGTAGCTCAGCAAAGAACTTCTGCTCGTCGCCGTCTTCCTTGCGGCGGGCGGAGAAGTTGAGGTGGTACCAGATATCTTCCCTGAAACCAGTACAGGCAACCTTTGGCTGGTCAGGAGACCAGAATTCGGCATCCTGCATGCATATATAGATATAAGACATGGATCTCAAACAAGCATACAAGTAACTAACTAAAGCAGTAGTGCATGTATATGCAAGGATGGATCGAGGTGGAGAGAAGATTAGGTGGTAGCCAGCGGATGGGTTGGAGTAGTATTGTACGTACCGGGTGCTTGGAGTTGTAATGTTTGAGGGCATGGAGGGCCAGTGGCGGAGGAcgaaaaaaaattaaggtggggcgAACACCTAAAGCACAAGAAAAATCGATGCAAAATCAAAAGTAGACCATACATATTAACAATGCATGCAAATAATTTTATGTGATCTCAAAGATACTGTAATAAACAAGAACTGTTGTGTCCTGTAGGCTAGCCACTAGCGCTAGGCTGTGAATCGCGAACTGTGTCCTATGGGCGCTGATCGTCGCCGGTCCATACCTGCTCGCTGTGTGCCGCTAAGTGCTGCTAGGGTTCGTGTCGTGCTCGTGCGCATGGTGGCATGGACGAACTGCATGTCTTTGTGCGTGCAGACAGGTTCGCTGCTGACGGCCCAAACAAGCTGGCTTCTCACGGCTCAAACAAGCTGGCTGCTCATGGCCCTAAAACACAACGATCTGAGCGAGCGCCGTGCGCATATACGTATATACATAACCTACACGTAAAAAAATCCAGCAAATCAACGTAGGGCGGGCGCCCAACCTCGCTCTACCGGGAGCTCCGCCCCTGTGGAGGGCGAGACGGAGACGGCAAATGTGCAAGTCGTCGAACTCTCTGCCGTCAAAGGAAACAATTAATATAATTAAACAAGACAAAACAGGGATTCAACATAATCATAATGGATGGAACAAATGTCTTGTCTTGAAAATAAGAAGAAACAAGAAGGTATTAAAGTTTTCATGAGATTTGGGTCGCGTACATACGTACTCTGGTGTGCAAGGGTGACGCGCATCAAGAGGGGGGAGATCAAATGGAGGTAAAACGCTTGGGATCATACGCTGCGCCATCCAATCCAGCAGCATCTGCCAAGGGGAAGAGAACCAGGCTCCCATCGATAGCTAGCCCACCGATGGGATCTTCTTTATATAGATATACTTTGATCTAATTGTAGgccggaagagagagagagagagagagagagagagagagagagagagagagagagagagagaagccaatACGAACACGGAATCGATCGGGGATCCTAATCGGAGGCGGATCTAGACGGGGCGCCACAGAAATCGTGATTGATTGGTTTTGATATATATATACAACGAAGAGACCTTTTCtcgatttgtgcgtgtcatccttgcgcatgggccatgctaatcttctctgtatcgttccaattttatcggatgtccccgaagggacatacaacCTAAATGCTCATACCTCAAGGGAAGGAGAACCAGTGGCGTGATGAACGGCGATGACCGCGTGGGTCGGGATTGAGGCGTAGGCGGTCACGGTGAGGTAGGGCACGGCGGGATCCGTCACGAGTGGCAGGGGCAGAGAAAAGAAAGACGCGCTACTTTACATCTCTCGGTAATCAGATTTATCTGAGATTCATTTTCTAAGAAAAAGGATTTATCTGACATTTTCGCTGTATAACAAGATTTTACTTGGAAAAAACGTCTAAAACACCTTACCGGTGCGACAGTGTACCCAGTAGTCGCGCGGCCACCTGACTGAGCCTCGCGCACTGTTGGATCATGCCGCCCACCTGACCTGTCTCAATCTGTTTCTTCCCCCAAATCGATAtcatacacgaagtgcatcaaatCCGCCCAGCATGACCGCCCGTCCCCGTCATCATCTCCTGTCACTATCCTATGCTCTCATCGCAGATCGTCGCGGTTCGCCATCGCCACAATGTCGCATGTTGTAGCATCTCCTATTACAGGTCGCAGCAACTCGTTTCGCCGGTCACAGCTCATCATTGTTCGACAGGCCTAGCTCGCCTGTCTCACCGGTTGCACCTTGTTGTTGCCCCCTTGCAACACCTTCATGGTAGCACATGCAAGTGCTCGTAGCATCACCTGTAATCAACAGTTGCAAGAAAAAATTCTCACCAATCCTAGCAGAAAATattgccggttccagcaaaaacatgGCTTGCCGTTGCCGGGTCACAACAAAATTCTAGCTGGTCCCAGGAATCAAAAAAATGCTTCACATTCATCAGTCGCTGCAAAAATTCTAGTCGTTGCCAGCAAAACGACTCGCCAGTTGGAGCATGTCCCTCGCCGTCATACCAAAAACAACACCTCGACTCTACACTGGTTGTAGCACTGGTCATTGTCGTCTCCAGCCCCCGCATGGTGCTGGTTGCAGCAATTGTCATCAAGGCGCCCGGTTGTAGCATCCCATGGGAATCACTATCGCCAAATCACGTGGTCATGAACACATCGTGTGCTGCTCAAACCGACACGCTTGTCGTGGCATCGCGGGTGACCAGGACTGTGGTATTGTAGTGGTACATGGTGGGCGTGCAAGCTCTGTTGCAGCCGTTGACAACCAGGGGAGGTCCAAAAAGAGAGGGGTGGGGCGCGAGCTCGGACGAGTTGTCCATGGCGGTCATGGGAAGACGATGGGAAAAATATGAGGAAAACGACTGGATGAGGCTGGGATGGAGATAAAGATGTGGGTAAATTGTGTGTCGGCCCATCAACATGTGTGACGTGGCATGATAGGATGCGCATAAGACCGTGCCTCTCGCACAAGCAAATCCATGCCTCCCGGGCAGCAAAACCGTGGCTCTTGTGGAAGAAAAAAGTGTTTCTTTTTTCAAGCAAATCCATCCTCCCGCGGAAGCAAAAAAAATGATTTTGCGCGCAATTTTTTTTGTCAAAAAGGTAAGAAAGACGGTGAAAAGCCGGAAAAACCcatctaaaaagccaaaaacgcgcgAGAAAAAATAAAATATCCGGAAGGTGCGCCCAGAGCGCAACACATGGCTTTTAGCCCACCCCTAGTGACCCTTGGGGAGGATCCCAAAGGAGCGACCCTCAATTAGTCAGAAACGAGAGATAGGACATTGCTTGGAGGCTGAAGGGCCAAAGCCCAAGTGCTCTGGATTGTGGCCCGCCAGCCCACTTCCTAGTTGTGTTTTCACATGTTATTTGCTACATTTAAACCATTCGGGTgtgttcaaatttgaataattcgGTTTGTAAACTATATTTTCGATTTTCTTAAACCTTCATAtttatgtttagtttctatatatGTGTGCTAATATGTAGTTGCGATATAAACTAGAATTGCATAAGTTAGAAAAAAACGAAATTACACTCCTTTATATTAGGGGATCCGCTAGGTGCGGCCTAAATTTATACTCTACTAAATTACTCTGCCGTTTTACTCTatttttaggggatcggctagagttgctcttacaggGTTTATTTTCCTGAATGATGCAGTAAATTAAACACACATGTCATAAATGATGAGAAGAGGAAAAAATACATAAAACATGGTCAATCTAGTCTATATCGAGGCCCATTCCCTCCTATGAAGAAGGGGGTCTGTAGCATATTGCTCTTGCTGAAAAGTTCCTTTGTGTGCCCATTCCATGCACGCCTCTCACGGAAAAATTCCTTTTCCTGCCCCTCCTTTCCACATCCGAGTTGTACGGCATTTGGGTGCAAAATATTGGATTCACTGGGACACAATGCGCAGCTGCTTGTCAAATGGTCCAACGGCTCTTCTGTCAAAGATAGAGGGAGAGATGGAGTATTAGATAGATCATATCTAGTGGGCTGCACGTACGTTTCGACGATCAGATAGGTCGTTGGAAGATTAGCGCGTACCTAGGATGGTGCATGTCTCGACGGTTAGTAGGTTAGAGCACCGGCCGTAGCGTAGCTCGGCGAATAAGATGTGCTCATCATCGTCTGTCTGGCGAGCCGAGAAGTTGATATGGTACCAGAGGTCTTCCCTAAAACCAACACACGCGGCCTTCAAATCCGTGGTCGGCAGATCAAGAGACGTGAAACTAACGCAGTCTGCGGTGGGCCGATCAGGAAGCCGGAACTCAGGACCCTGCATACACAATATCGATCTCAAAACAAGAATAACTAAGTAAGTAAGCTGTGCCTATATGCGAGGACGCTTGTGGGTAAGTAGGCCGCATACCGCGTGGTTGGAGTTGTAATGTCGGAGGGCCCAGTCGGCGAGTTCACGAATGCAGTAGGCGTCCTCTCCTCTGTCGTCAAACAAAACAAactaaataaataaacaaaataaaACGGGAATTGTTGGCTCCACACGATCAATGGCCACATTGACTGAAAATACATAAATTGCAGGGAGTAGCAAGGAAGGCATAGTAGTACGTACTCTTGGGTGTTCGGGTCAACAAGACGTCCGCTGTCCTTGAGTTGTTGAAGGCGAGCTGCAAACTGTTTTGAGACGGCGGCTCTACGCACATAACGAAGATAGCCggagccggcgccggcgccctCACCGTTAGGGGAGGAGAACCAGGATCCCATTGATCAATCCGCCTTCCCTCTGCGTCCTTGACGGGGGCTCTTTGATGGATTAATCCTCCGCACCTCCTCTACGTACGTCGTCCGTATGTCTGGTGATCGATCGATCACCCAATCGATCTATATGTGTAGGAATCGATCCGGAATCCTATGCGAACACTAGTCGGAAACGCGTCCTTTGTTTGTGctaaacctccccccccccccccccccccccgaatttcGGGGTGGTGGGCCCACTTTCCCAACTGATGTCAGGATCAACCCGTAGATGGTCCGTATATCATTATTGAACTAGAAGCATACGCGCATTTTGCCGCCCCGTTTTCTCCTTTATCTTTGTGTATGAAGCATCTTTTTCCTATAATTGTTGTATTACATGTATTGTTCTGATATAAAATCTTATGTTAATAGCATGAAAATATAACGAGGATTTTGTTATCTAAAGAAATCATGTTGGCTTGCTACCATTATCATTTTCATATTCATATATTATCAGGGGTGACTACTATATTTCTTTCCACCCCAACAGGTCTCATCCGATCCTACCTATCGAAATAATTTTAGCTAGCTCACGTTAGCACTATCCAGTAAATTCACATATATTTTTGTCTGAACCACCAAAAGGAGAAAGGAGAAAGGACCAAGCATACAAAGAGATAGGACAGATTGATGCGTGAGCTAATCTCTGGAACCATTATAAGAAACTGAAAAGCAACGCAAGTCCTTACCATTGTCCTCGCCGCTTCACAATAGCAGCAACCACACAACCAAGTCGAGCAACCCCGGCCCCGAAGACAACAGTGTAACCAACAAAATTGACCACAAAACGAACCGCGACACACATAAATGACCTAACGAATCGCACGAACCATACTCACATCGACCAGGCACTCAACCAAGCAGCCCCGGTCGCCCAAAATCAAAACCCGCTTTCCCCTCCCACACAAAACCCTACCCCTAATCCTCTACAGCCATATCCTATCACGCAATTGAGCACACCAATTAGGAAACTATgaaataaaaaacaaagaaaagtgAATCCAAACCTTCATACGGAGCGCAGGAAGGCGAGCAAACCGACGCAGGCCACCAGCTGAAAGCCGTGCCGAACCCATCCATCCACCGAGCAGACCGGAGGAGACCAATGCGGAAGACGGGGACCACAGGCGCACGAAGAGCCGCCTCGCAAGATGCCCCCGACTGAACCTGCTATATATTACAGAACATAAGTAAATGCTCACGGTGATACACACCCTCAAATGCAAAATCCAGTGATTTAAGATATTGTGGATTGACTATTAGATTACCTTCTTGACATCGCAACTGAAGGCTTAAAAGTTCATCCATGTCCTTTGTTTAGATCAGGTCTACCAACATCAGAAATGCTCATGGTTCTACATCTTACACTCGAGTGAAACATTCGAACATTCGAAGGGCGAATAATACTGAAGACACTCAAGTGAAGGAATAACATTTTCTGCTTCACTAAACAACACTCCTAAGAAATCATTCTAAGCAATTCTTCCTCTAACCTGCTAACAGACACAACACAAACTATTCTTATTTTGCAAATATGATTCAGATCCTGAAAAGAAAAACCACAAACACATACAGTAGCTGATAAGTACGAAGAATAATAAGCAACCATCCTACGCACCTCTTTCCCCAACCTGCTCACAGGCACAGTACAAATCAAATACATTGGCTGACATGCATGGGTACTGAGAAGGGAAAAAAGAAGGTGCATCTGAATCTAGTGCAATCGATTTCAGCCTACAAAGATCGCTCATCTCCTTCTGATTGTGAGGGAGTGGCTGCTTGTGGTGGCTGGTCGTAGACCATCAGTGGTCTGGCAGGAGGTGCGATCGATTGGCAAGGGCTGCAAGACGAAAGGAGCAGGGGTACGACAAATAAGGAAATCTCGAGGGGAGTCCTCCCGACGAAGATGTACACGGAGGTAGCGACACTGCATGGCCTGAGTAGGGTGTGTCCATTGCCTGGGCATGTGGGTCCACCGGTCTTCGGAAAGCGGGAGGGTGGAAGAGTGAGGCGTCGTCGCTGGGCCGGCAAGAAAAGAAGGATCCGACAAGGTGAGCATAGGAGAAACAAGAAGGCTGGGGGTAGGGGACAACGCCTCTGAAGCTGAGCGGGTCGATGACGTGCAAGATCCAACGCGGCAACCAGAGAGCCACCAGCGCCGGTGTGCGTTGCCAAACCCTCGAACAATCGGAAACAGGGGGAACAGCTCAGCGGAACCTGACCCCCTCCGCGGCCGCCTATACCGAAAATACCGCCTAACTGTGTGCAAGGTCGCACAACTCGGTCATGACAAGGTTTTGGTTACCAAtcgaaatttcaagatttcccatggttaccgcgtattttcgtgcccctcggtaaatcgccataccgagcaaaaaataccagttttttgaaaattttgaatttaaacACTCGATTTACAGTAAAGTACGTAGGATCTAATTAATGCCATTAGAGTTGGTTCTGGCATGTTCGTAgcaacctagttcctgttttgagaggtctctggttcgaatattcgttcattcacttatttgaattcaaaattcaactataaaattcgctcgaaatattctcggtatttctcggtatttgtcggtaaccgtggtaaccacatTTACTCGTGCCCCTCGGTAAAAttgcctcattcggtaaccaaaaccttggtcaTGACAGATTGAGCCACACCGCTTTTACCGAGCCGAACAGTAAAAAATTCTCTTGCCGCAGCGAACAAACAAGGAAAAGAAGCGAACTTACAACCTGCAACCTCTCACGTCGCAGCATTTTTTGGGAGCTTAGTAACTGGATAGATGGTGAAGCAATAAGAAACTACTACTCCGCCGGTTTACTAGGCCCCTGACGCGTCTAGCGGGCAGCCGTTGGCCCGCTAGCGCTTCACAGCGGTCGGCTATTAAATGGAAATTATTTGTCTCTTTATTCCGATTAGGAAAGATTCCTATGGTCCCAACTAGTTAAACAGAAAATATCCAACAGACATGCGCCCGGCTATTCCTACTTTTAGTGCATAGACGTAGATGGCTTTGTATCATTTAATTCACAATTTACAAATTTTAAAAAGCCATAACTTTCAAACCGCGCATTAaaattaagatccgttttcacccTCCGAATCCTCGCAACGAggtctttgaaactagatcccgcatgggtatgctttgatgaatttttttgtgcaATTTATTGCCTCGTTTTGTGCAACTGCCTAGTAGTTGATGTGCAACTAATTGACCGTGGATGTGCAACTTTTCGCCTATCCCGTGTACGTGCAGTTTTCACTGATGTCACCTCCACCCCCTCAAACTACCCCTTCCCGTGAGATGTGCAATTTCATCTGTTGCGCAGGCCAACTGCCTAGTAATTGATGTGCAACTTCCCCGTTGCCCGTGAATGTGCTTTCACTTTTTGTTGTATCCGCCAACTTCCTAGTAGTGGATGTGCAACTCCGGATACTGCCACGACCAAATGTCTAACAGTGACGTGTAATTGATCGTACCCCCCATGGATGTGTGCTTTTTTCTTCTAGCAACAGGTCCAAACCACCCCTGTTTTTGAGATTTACAACTTTAGCACCCTGTCTACATGCAGCTTTTCACTATCCCTATGAATATGGAATTTTCACCATCCAACTATCCCTGcctgtgagatgtgcaacttcgcaTGTTTTCTTGGCCAACTGTCTAGCAGACTATGTGCAACTCCCTTTGTTGCCCTCGCCAACCGAAA is a window encoding:
- the LOC123042876 gene encoding uncharacterized protein; protein product: MGSWFSSPNGEGAGAGSGYLRYVRRAAVSKQFAARLQQLKDSGRLVDPNTQEGEDAYCIRELADWALRHYNSNHAGPEFRLPDRPTADCVSFTSLDLPTTDLKAACVGFREDLWYHINFSARQTDDDEHILFAELRYGRCSNLLTVETCTILEEPLDHLTSSCALCPSESNILHPNAVQLGCGKEGQEKEFFRERRAWNGHTKELFSKSNMLQTPFFIGGNGPRYRLD